The Streptomyces sp. NBC_00569 genomic sequence GGGAGGGTGTCCATGCGGCCGACGACCGGGTCGACGGTCTCCGGGTCGTGGTAGTCCCAGCCCGGCTGCTGCTCCTCGCTGCCGCGGTGGTGGTCCACGGTGAGCGCGCTCACCCCGGCCTGGCGGGCCGCGTCGGCGAGCAGGATCGTGGAGCGCCCGCAGTACGTGCCGACCTCCAGGAGCGGGAGCCCGAGCGTGGCGGCCTCGGCGGCGGCCGCGTAGAGCGCCAGCCCTTCGCCGAGAGGCATGAACCCCTTGGCGGCCTCGAAGGCGGCGAGGATCTCCGGCTTGGGCGCCGCGCTCATGGGTTCCCCTGTCCTAGGCATGTGTACAAGGCCGCCCATGCTGCCGTACGCCCCCGTCGCTGGGTGCGGCGGGGGCGTACGGGGGGTGAGCCCGGGTCAGGGGCGATCGGGGGAGCCGCGGGTCAGCAGCTCTGCCAGAGACGGGTCATGACGCGGACGCCGAACCGCAGACCCTCCAGCGGGACGCGCTCGTCCACGCCGTGGAAGAGGCGGCCGTAGTCCAGGTCGTGCGGCAGCTTGAGGCCCTTGAAGCCGAAGCAGCGGATGTCCAGCTTGGTGAAGGCCTTGGCGTCGGTGCCGCCCGGGTTGCAGTACGGGACCGGGTGGCCGTCGGGGTCCTCGGCGCGCACGGCCTCACACATGGCGTCGACGAGCGGGCCGTCGAACGTCGTCTCCATGGCGATGTCGTGGTTGACCCACTCGCGCCGCACGGACGGCAGGAGCAACTCGTCGATGGTGTCGACGAGTTCCTGCTCGTGGCCGGGCAGGAAGCGGCCGTCGACGCGGGCGGTGGCCTTACCGGGGATGACGTTCGTCTGGTAGCCGGCGGTGAACATGGTGGGGTTCGCGGAGTTGCGGAGCACCACCTGCATGAAGTCGGCGACCGGTCCCAGCTTGGCGAGCTCGGCGTCGAGGTCGTCGGCCTCGAAGTCGATCTTCACGCCCTTGAGTTCGGCGGCCTCCGCCAGCAGCGCCCGTACGGGCTCGATGAGGCGGATCGGGAACGTGTGGCGGCCGATGCGGGTGAGGGACTCGGAGAGGTCCGTGACCGCGTTCTCGTCGTTGGGGGAGGAGCCGTGGCCGGCCCGGCCCGTCGCCGTGAGCTCCATCCAGGCCATGCCGCGCTGGGCGTTCTCGATCGGGTAGATGCGCTGTGTGTCGTCGAGCGCGTACGAGAATCCGCCGCCCTCGCCGATCGCCTCGGTGACGCCCGCGAAGAGCTCCGGGTGGTGCTCGACGAGCCAGTGCGCGCCGAACGTGCCGCCCGCCTCCTCGTCGGCGAGGAACGCGAGGACGATCTCCCGCGAGGGGCGGGTGCCGGTGCGGGCGAAATGGCGGGCGGTGGCCAGCATCACGGCCACCGTGTCCTTCATGTCGATCGCGCCGCGGCCCCACAGGTAGCCGTCGCGGATCTCGCCGGAGAAGGGCGGCACCTGCCACTCGGCGGCGTCGGCGGGCACGACGTCGAGGTGGCCGTGCACGAGGAGGGCGCCGCGGGTGCTGTCCGCGCCGGGGATACGGGCGATGACGTTCGCCCGGCCCGGCGCGCTCTCGACGAGGGTCGAGTCGATGCCGGCCTCGGCGAGACGGGCCACGACCCAGTCGGCGCAGGCGCGCTCGTCGCTCGTCGGGTTGGACGTGTCGAAGCGGATCAGCTCCGCGCACAGTCCGACGACCTCGGCCTGGGCCTCTTCGGATGCGGGGGTCAGGGCGCCGGGGGTGTTCATGCCGCTCCCACGGGGGTCGCTTCGGGGGCGGCGGGGACGGTGTCCTCGTCGTCCAGGGTGGAGGTGCCGTACGGCCGCACGAGGCCGAGGAGGCCGAGGACGGAGTACAGGAGGAAGGCGGTGGCGAGCGAGTTGAGCGCCGGGATGCCGACGGTCACGTACTTGCCGACGCAGAACGCGGCGACCCAGATCACGATCGACAGGGGCACCCAGGTCGGCGACGACGCGGGCAGTGTCCCCGCCTCGCGGGTCTCGTCGAGCGGCTTGCGCATGCGCCGGACGACCCAGTACTCGGCCACGATGATGCCGCCGATGGGCGGGATGGCGACGCCGAGCACGGACAGGAACTCGGTGAAGTGGGTCATGATGCCGACGGCCGAGAGCAGGGTGCCCGCGAGGCCGAGCGCGACGGTGACGGCGCCGCGGTGCAGGCGCTTGCCGAAGACGACCTGGAAGAAGTTGACGACACCGAGCGAGGAGCCGTACAGGTTCCAGTCGTTGATCTTCGCGGTGGACATCAGGACCACGATCACACCGAAGGCGCCCGAGGTGGAGAGCACGATGTGCGACACCTCGCTGGACTTCACCAGGTGGCCGAGCAGCACGCCCGTGAGGCCGACGATGTACTCGGAGAGGATCATCGACGAGGCGCTCTGCAGGAAGACGTGCGAGCCCTTGCGGTTGTAGCGGGTCATCTCGGGGGAGACGATCGCGCCGGTCATGTAGCCGCCCGCGATGGCGGTGGCCGCGACGGCGAGCGGGATCGTCTGCCCCGGCGCCGGCGAGCTGATCAGGTCGCCGATGGAGTGGTCCATCAGGGCGTTCGTGACCGACCAGGCGACCAGGGCGAAGAACAGCGGCGTGACGATCTTCGCGAAGAGCGCCATGTAGCGGAAGCCGAAGATGACCAGGACCGTGATGGCGAGACCCGCGGCCACGCACCACACCCACGACGGGCCGCCGACGAGCGCGGACACGCTGTTGCCGAAGATCGTGTTCTGCACGCCGAACCAGCCGACGAGGCTGACGGCGATGACGAAGCTGACCAGGGCGGAGCCGTTGCGGCCGAAGCCGATCCAGCGGGTCAGCATCGGGGTCGCGAGGCCCTCGCGCATACCGGCCAGGCCGATCGCGAAGATCACCACTTCGAGGATGACCGCGCCGAGCGTGAAGGCAAGGAACGCGTTCCCGAAGGTCATGCCGACGCCGATGGTGGCGCCCAGCGTGAACTGCGAAATGGATCCCGACTGGGCGAGCCACTGGAGCAGCATCGTCCAGAAGCCGAGGCGCTGGTCGCGCGGGACGCGGGAGAGCGAGTAGTCGTCGCTGCCCAGGTTCTTGCCCGGCTTCTCGGCTGTGGTGGCGGTCATGAGGACTCCCGGGGCTCACGGCTCTCACGGCCGAGCGTCTGAAGGTGGGACAGGGAGCCGTAGCGGCTCACGAGGTTGTCGAACTCCGCCTCGTCGTGGAAGTCGAGGCGGCCGCCCCCGTACGCCTTGGCCGTCTCGACGGCGAAGCGTGCGGCACTGGCGATGTCGGTCTCATGGCTCGCGCCGGTCTGGCAGCCGGGGACCGCGGCGGCCGAGGTGACCGCGAGGCCGACGACCGGAGCGGGCGTCGCCGTGGCCGGCTGGAGGATCGAATTGATGTGATGTGCACCGTTACCGTACGGCGTGATGTCCTGGGTGGTCACCGGGTATGTGACCAAGGGCTCACCCGTGACGACCGCGAGCAGCTCGCCGAGCGCCTCGCTGACCCGCAGCACCCACCCCTCCTTGACGGTGGGGGACAGGGCCAGGCCCTTGTGGTTGATGATCCGGTTGCCCTTGGTGGTGTCGATGGAGAGCACGGCCTCCATCTCGCCGGTGACCTCGTGCCGGTTCATCGTGGCGATGTCGACCGGGGAGTCCATGAACGGGACCGGGTCGTGCGGCGCGGTCGGCGCGTCCGGGCAGATGTGCGTGGCGACGATGACGTCACCCGGCAGCACGTCGCCCTTGCGGCGCATGTCGAGCAGCTTGGCCGCGGTGGCGAGCGCGGCGGCGGCGCCGTCCGCGTCGGAGACCAGACCCGTCATCTCGGGCCGGGCGCCTACGCCGCCGAGGCGGCCGACCACGCCGAGCGTGCGGGCCGAACCGCCGCTCGTACGTCCCGAGCTGCCCGGGATCCGTACCAGTACGAAGTCGGTCGAGCCGCGCTCGCCGGTGACGGTGGTGACCGCGGCGCCGGAGCCCTGAGGGCCCGCGACCGAGTCGAGGTACTCCACGGCACGTTTGCCGTCGGCGTTCGGGTCGTCGAGGAGTTCGACGACGTCAAGGACGTACTTCAGCATTGGGCGGCCTCTCTCGCTCCCGACAC encodes the following:
- a CDS encoding cytosine permease, whose product is MTATTAEKPGKNLGSDDYSLSRVPRDQRLGFWTMLLQWLAQSGSISQFTLGATIGVGMTFGNAFLAFTLGAVILEVVIFAIGLAGMREGLATPMLTRWIGFGRNGSALVSFVIAVSLVGWFGVQNTIFGNSVSALVGGPSWVWCVAAGLAITVLVIFGFRYMALFAKIVTPLFFALVAWSVTNALMDHSIGDLISSPAPGQTIPLAVAATAIAGGYMTGAIVSPEMTRYNRKGSHVFLQSASSMILSEYIVGLTGVLLGHLVKSSEVSHIVLSTSGAFGVIVVLMSTAKINDWNLYGSSLGVVNFFQVVFGKRLHRGAVTVALGLAGTLLSAVGIMTHFTEFLSVLGVAIPPIGGIIVAEYWVVRRMRKPLDETREAGTLPASSPTWVPLSIVIWVAAFCVGKYVTVGIPALNSLATAFLLYSVLGLLGLVRPYGTSTLDDEDTVPAAPEATPVGAA
- a CDS encoding M20/M25/M40 family metallo-hydrolase, translating into MNTPGALTPASEEAQAEVVGLCAELIRFDTSNPTSDERACADWVVARLAEAGIDSTLVESAPGRANVIARIPGADSTRGALLVHGHLDVVPADAAEWQVPPFSGEIRDGYLWGRGAIDMKDTVAVMLATARHFARTGTRPSREIVLAFLADEEAGGTFGAHWLVEHHPELFAGVTEAIGEGGGFSYALDDTQRIYPIENAQRGMAWMELTATGRAGHGSSPNDENAVTDLSESLTRIGRHTFPIRLIEPVRALLAEAAELKGVKIDFEADDLDAELAKLGPVADFMQVVLRNSANPTMFTAGYQTNVIPGKATARVDGRFLPGHEQELVDTIDELLLPSVRREWVNHDIAMETTFDGPLVDAMCEAVRAEDPDGHPVPYCNPGGTDAKAFTKLDIRCFGFKGLKLPHDLDYGRLFHGVDERVPLEGLRFGVRVMTRLWQSC
- a CDS encoding DUF1177 domain-containing protein produces the protein MLKYVLDVVELLDDPNADGKRAVEYLDSVAGPQGSGAAVTTVTGERGSTDFVLVRIPGSSGRTSGGSARTLGVVGRLGGVGARPEMTGLVSDADGAAAALATAAKLLDMRRKGDVLPGDVIVATHICPDAPTAPHDPVPFMDSPVDIATMNRHEVTGEMEAVLSIDTTKGNRIINHKGLALSPTVKEGWVLRVSEALGELLAVVTGEPLVTYPVTTQDITPYGNGAHHINSILQPATATPAPVVGLAVTSAAAVPGCQTGASHETDIASAARFAVETAKAYGGGRLDFHDEAEFDNLVSRYGSLSHLQTLGRESREPRESS